The DNA sequence CGCTGGGCGACAAAGATATTCGCCGGCTTCACGTCGCGATGCACGAGCCCCAGACTGTGCGCCTCGCGCAAGGCCTCGCAGGACTGACGTAAAAGATGAATCGCACGCTCGGGTGGAAGCGGACCGTAACGCTCGACCAGGTCGCGCAGGCTCAGCCCCGGCAGATACTCCATCACGTAATAGAACGTGCCGTCGTCGGTGTGGCCGTAGTCGAAGATTTCGACCGTATTCCAGTGCGAAAGTCGAGCCGTGTTGCGGACCTCGCGCTCGAAACGGGCCAGCGCCCGGGGATCGGCGTCTCGGCCGGGTTGGATCAACTTGATCGCGCAAGGACGTTTCAGCAAATTGTGCTCGGCCAAGTAGACCTCGCCCATGCCGCCGCGGCCGATCAACTCGCGCAGGCGATATTGGCCCAGACGCTGCGCCTCGAAGACCTCGCGGCGCAAGGTGTAGAAGCGGTGCGAAGCGTAGATGGCCGAAAAGCCCCCCGCCCCCATGACGAGAAAAACTTCCGAGAGTTGCTGAAAGTCGAAGGCTGTCGCCCCGAGTGGGAATTGCCACCGCGCAGCGAGCATCATCGAGAACGGGGCCACCGCAAAGATCGACAACACGATCATCGCCCGGCGCCCCGTGTTCGGAATGAACATGGCATAGATGAAGAGCAAGAGAACCCACGCCACTTCACAAGTCTTCAACGCAGCCCGGGCCATGCCGATATCGCCAGTGCGCAGGTAATAGGACATATCGGCATAGAACATGATGACGAAGAAGACGGCCGGCGCGCCGAAGAGTAGCGATTCGGCCAGCCGCAGCATCCGTAGCGAGTTGGGAGCCCGGACGAACAGCCACACGGTGACGCATCCGCAGACCACCACGGTGACGATGTGGACCAGCAGAATAGGCGCCGCCGATTCACCGGGCCACTCGCCGGTCGCCAGGCTGCGGACCAGAAAGGCACTGCCGATCGCGGTGAGGCTCAAACCGGCCAGCCGCAACCTCAGACGCAGCAGCGTGCCGGTTTCGGCCGACAGTTGAGGCCCGGATCCCTCGATCAGGGCGACCCCCGCCGGGCGCGGCCTCGGCGTAGGGGTAAAAGACGGAGTTACCCCGAGCGCATCGCTACCGGAATTGGGTTCGGGGCCAACGGGGCACATCGGCCAGATTCTGCCTCTCGTGAAGATCGCTGTTCTACCTGCCATCATAGCTTCGCCACGAACCGTGGCGAGCCGCCCCGGCCAGCGATCTGCTGTCTAAACCGTTCTGGCATGGATACTTAAGCTCCATGCCTTGCCGGTTACAGCGACTACGTCGACTGGGGGGACAGGTAGCTGACCTGTAATTCGTCAGCGGGGGGCCAGTTCTTGGTCGCCCGCGCAACGAAATACCGAGAAGCAGACAGGATCGTACGCCGATTGGTTCAGGCAGCTCGGCGGCGTTGGTGGACGCTCGCCAAACGCTGTAACTCCTCGGTATCGATCTCTTGCAGAAAAGCGACACCGCGCACGGGATCGAGCCGTTCGACGAAGACCAAGGCCTCGGGCGAGAGCGTGCGGGGCAGATAATGCCAGGCGCGGCTCAGCGAGTCGCCATCCTGATCGGCCGAAATGACGACTAGTTCGGTTTCGGTCAGGGAATTGGCCGTGCGCGACAGGGCAGAGAACGGATCCCCCGGCACGAGTTGTACCTGGGCGCCGGTGGCTTTGAGCAGGCGATGTGCCAGCTTAAGCGTCAGGCCGGGGGCATCGGTGCTCGAACGCGATTCGAACGGGTCGAGGCCGGTGTACCGCACCTCACCGGGGGTGTAACGCTGGGCC is a window from the Pirellulales bacterium genome containing:
- a CDS encoding serine/threonine protein kinase, which gives rise to MSLTAIGSAFLVRSLATGEWPGESAAPILLVHIVTVVVCGCVTVWLFVRAPNSLRMLRLAESLLFGAPAVFFVIMFYADMSYYLRTGDIGMARAALKTCEVAWVLLLFIYAMFIPNTGRRAMIVLSIFAVAPFSMMLAARWQFPLGATAFDFQQLSEVFLVMGAGGFSAIYASHRFYTLRREVFEAQRLGQYRLRELIGRGGMGEVYLAEHNLLKRPCAIKLIQPGRDADPRALARFEREVRNTARLSHWNTVEIFDYGHTDDGTFYYVMEYLPGLSLRDLVERYGPLPPERAIHLLRQSCEALREAHSLGLVHRDVKPANIFVAQRGGVDDVAKLLDFGLVRQIDPGNESQWTHDGSITGSPLFMSPEQALGDIAPDGRADIYSLGAVAYFLLTGRPPFEGTKALKVIVAHAHDPVEPPRTYRPDIPADLEQIILRCLAKKPEERYQSAEELEAALAACHTPHTWTRERAADWWREMTASAAMDSA